GCGCCGATCTCAAAACCAGCAAAAGCGCTCAGGAGCAAGCTAGCAAGGAGCTCACAACGGCCCAAGAACGCGCGGCAGAACTGCGTCGCACCCTCAAGCCCCTCCAGGAACAAACCCGATCCTTGGAAGCGGAGCGACAGCGCTTGAGCCAAGACGTAGATGCCAAAGATATCGAGATCCAACGCACCGAACAGGAACTCTCTGCCGTGCGCACGCAAATTCGCGATGGCGAGAAAGAACTCAATCAACTGGAAGACACGCTCCTCGCGCTGCGGCGCGGCAACGTCGCCATCAGCAGCGGGCAGCCGCTTGCCACCGTGACCCTGAAACTCGAACGCCCCGATCAGGCAAAAACGGTGATCGATCAGTTGCTCCGAGACGCCAATCTTCAGGCCTATCAACAGGTCCTGCCTGGCCAACCGGCAAAGCGTCAGATCCTGCTGGTTCCGAGGCCTGACATCAAGCGCTTGGAACAAACGATTCGCAAACCTGGCACCTGGGTTGTGAACATCCGTTCAGCCGCCAATGTGCTGCTGGGCGAAACCGTTGTCTACGCCTTCCCTGAAGTGCTTCCCAATGTCACGGTGACCAGGGAGGGTGAGGTCTTGGCACGCACCACCCTGGCGAGCAATGAACGCGACCCTGAAGCCGTACGCAATCGGCTGAACCTTCTCCTCGCCTCCACATTGGCCGAGGTGCAAAGACGCGGTTCTCTCAGCAAGGGATTGCAGTTTGATGGCAATGCCATCAATGCGCTTGGCCAAGAGCTGATCGACCGCAACGGAGGACTCGCGGGGCTGGAAGCGGTGGCGTTACGCCGCAGCGAAACAGCAGATCCCATCGCCATCCAGCTGCGTCTCAGCCGATGACTCGCGTTGTCGCCATGGATCCTGGCCGAAGCAAATGCGGATTGCTCCTCGCAGACACCGCCACGAACACCGTGCTTCAAGGGATGGTGAC
This Synechococcus sp. WH 8016 DNA region includes the following protein-coding sequences:
- a CDS encoding DUF3084 domain-containing protein, whose protein sequence is MTGWFLLLALLVLGGVLSTLGDRLGSRVGKARLSLLGLRPKRTAVVITVLTGSLISALSLGLLLLVSRQLRVGLFELNALEAKLRSSRADLKTSKSAQEQASKELTTAQERAAELRRTLKPLQEQTRSLEAERQRLSQDVDAKDIEIQRTEQELSAVRTQIRDGEKELNQLEDTLLALRRGNVAISSGQPLATVTLKLERPDQAKTVIDQLLRDANLQAYQQVLPGQPAKRQILLVPRPDIKRLEQTIRKPGTWVVNIRSAANVLLGETVVYAFPEVLPNVTVTREGEVLARTTLASNERDPEAVRNRLNLLLASTLAEVQRRGSLSKGLQFDGNAINALGQELIDRNGGLAGLEAVALRRSETADPIAIQLRLSR